A genomic segment from Klebsiella africana encodes:
- the fpr gene encoding ferredoxin--NADP(+) reductase — translation MADWVSGKVTKVEYWTDALFSLYVRAPVQPFTAGQFTKLGLEIDGERVQRAYSYVNAPGNPDLEFYLVTVPEGKLSPRLAALKPGDEVLVVSEAAGFFVLEEVPDCDTLWMLATGTALGPYLSILQEGKDLERFNNLVLVHAVRYAADLSYLPLMRELEQRYAGKLRIQTVVSRETVAGSLTGRVPFLIETGALEEAVGLPMTTDTSHVMLCGNPQMVRDTQQLLKETRQMTKHLRRRPGHMTAEHYW, via the coding sequence ATGGCGGACTGGGTTAGCGGCAAAGTGACAAAAGTGGAGTACTGGACGGATGCTTTGTTCAGTTTGTACGTGCGGGCGCCTGTCCAGCCGTTTACCGCCGGGCAATTTACCAAGCTTGGGCTGGAAATCGACGGCGAGCGCGTGCAGCGCGCCTACTCCTACGTCAATGCTCCCGGCAATCCCGATCTCGAGTTCTATCTGGTGACCGTCCCGGAAGGCAAGCTGAGCCCGCGTCTGGCGGCGCTGAAGCCGGGCGATGAAGTCCTGGTGGTGAGTGAAGCGGCAGGCTTCTTCGTCCTCGAGGAGGTACCGGATTGCGATACCCTGTGGATGCTGGCGACCGGCACTGCGCTGGGGCCGTACCTGTCAATTTTGCAGGAAGGCAAGGACCTTGAGCGCTTTAATAACCTGGTGCTGGTCCACGCCGTCCGCTACGCCGCGGACCTGAGCTATCTGCCGCTAATGCGCGAACTGGAGCAGCGCTACGCCGGCAAACTCCGCATTCAGACGGTGGTCAGCCGCGAAACCGTGGCAGGCTCGCTGACCGGCCGGGTACCGTTTTTAATTGAAACCGGGGCGCTGGAAGAGGCCGTCGGTCTGCCAATGACCACAGACACCAGCCATGTGATGCTGTGCGGCAACCCACAAATGGTGCGCGATACCCAGCAGCTGTTAAAAGAGACCCGGCAGATGACCAAACATCTGCGTCGCCGGCCGGGCCACATGACGGCGGAGCACTACTGGTAA
- the glpX gene encoding class II fructose-bisphosphatase, with protein sequence MKRELAIEFSRVTEAAALAGYKWLGRGDKNTADGAAVNAMRIMLNLVNIDGTIVIGEGEIDEAPMLYIGEKVGTGKGDAVDIAVDPIEGTRMTAMGQANALAVMAVGDKGCFLNAPDMYMEKLIVGPGAKGAIDLNLPLEENLHNIARALNKPLGELTVTVLAKPRHDAVIAQLQQLGVRVFAIPDGDVAASILTCMPDSEVDVLYGIGGAPEGVVSAAVIRALDGDMQGRLLARHHVKGDNEENRRIGENELARCKTMGIEAGKVLRLDEMARSDNVVFSATGITKGDLLDGITRKGNMATTETLLIRGKSRTIRRIQSIHYLDRKDPDIQQHIL encoded by the coding sequence ATGAAACGAGAACTGGCCATCGAATTTTCGCGTGTCACCGAAGCCGCCGCGCTGGCGGGCTATAAATGGCTGGGCCGCGGCGATAAGAATACCGCCGACGGCGCAGCGGTTAACGCCATGCGCATTATGCTTAACCTCGTCAATATCGACGGCACCATCGTCATCGGCGAGGGCGAAATCGATGAAGCGCCAATGCTCTATATTGGCGAAAAAGTGGGTACCGGCAAGGGCGATGCGGTCGATATCGCCGTCGATCCCATCGAAGGCACCCGCATGACGGCGATGGGCCAGGCCAACGCCCTGGCAGTGATGGCGGTCGGCGATAAGGGCTGCTTCCTCAACGCACCGGATATGTATATGGAAAAGCTGATCGTCGGTCCGGGCGCTAAAGGCGCTATCGATCTCAATCTGCCGCTGGAAGAGAACCTGCACAATATCGCCCGCGCCCTGAACAAGCCGCTGGGCGAGCTGACCGTCACCGTGCTGGCGAAACCGCGCCACGACGCGGTCATTGCCCAACTGCAGCAGCTGGGCGTGCGTGTATTCGCGATTCCCGATGGCGACGTCGCGGCCTCTATTCTCACCTGCATGCCGGATAGCGAAGTCGACGTGCTGTACGGCATCGGCGGCGCGCCGGAAGGGGTGGTTTCCGCCGCGGTGATCCGCGCCCTCGACGGTGATATGCAAGGGCGTCTGCTGGCTCGCCACCACGTGAAGGGCGATAACGAAGAGAACCGCCGCATCGGTGAAAACGAGCTGGCGCGCTGCAAAACCATGGGCATTGAAGCGGGCAAAGTGCTGCGTCTGGATGAAATGGCGCGCAGCGATAATGTCGTCTTCTCCGCCACCGGGATCACCAAAGGCGATCTGCTGGACGGCATCACCCGCAAGGGCAACATGGCCACTACCGAGACGCTGCTGATCCGCGGCAAGTCACGCACTATCCGTCGTATCCAGTCGATTCATTACCTCGACCGTAAAGATCCGGACATCCAGCAGCACATCCTGTAA
- the recG gene encoding ATP-dependent DNA helicase RecG: MSGRLLDAVPLSSLTGVGAVQSSKLAKIGLHTVQDLLLHLPLRYEDRTHLYPIAELLPGVYATVEGEVLNSNITFGGRRMMTCQISDGTGILTMRFFNFNAAMKNSLATGRRVLAYGEAKRGKYGAEMIHPEYRVQGDMSTPELQETLTPVYPTTEGIKQATLRKLTDQALELLETCAISELLPPELAQGMMSLPEALRTLHRPPPSLQLSELESGKHPAQQRLILEELLAHNLSMLALRAGAQRYHALPLGANDTLKNQLLASLPFKPTGAQARVTAEIEHDMALDVPMMRLVQGDVGSGKTLVAALAALRAIAHGKQVALMAPTELLAEQHANNFRNWFEPLGIEVGWLAGKQKGKARQAQQEAIASGEVQMIVGTHAIFQEQVQFNGLALVIIDEQHRFGVHQRLALWEKGQQQGFHPHQLIMTATPIPRTLAMTAYADLDTSIIDELPPGRTPVTTVAIPDTRRSDIIDRVRNACTHEGRQAYWVCTLIEESDLLEAQAAEATWEELKLALPELNIGLVHGRMKPAEKQAVMQAFKQGEMHLLVATTVIEVGVDVPNSSLMIIENPERLGLAQLHQLRGRVGRGAVASHCVLLYKSPLSKTAQKRLQVLRDSNDGFVIAQKDLEIRGPGELLGTRQTGNAEFKVADLLRDQAMIPDVQRIARHIHERYPLQAQALIERWMPETERYSNA, encoded by the coding sequence ATGTCAGGCCGCCTGTTAGATGCCGTTCCGCTCAGTTCACTCACCGGTGTGGGCGCTGTGCAGAGCAGCAAACTGGCGAAGATTGGCCTGCATACGGTCCAGGATCTGCTGCTGCACCTGCCTTTACGCTACGAAGATCGCACCCATCTTTACCCGATAGCCGAGCTGCTTCCCGGAGTTTATGCCACCGTGGAAGGCGAAGTGCTCAACAGCAATATCACTTTCGGCGGCCGGCGGATGATGACCTGCCAGATCAGCGACGGCACCGGCATCCTCACCATGCGCTTTTTCAACTTCAACGCGGCGATGAAAAATAGCCTCGCGACCGGTCGTCGGGTGCTGGCCTACGGTGAAGCCAAACGCGGGAAGTACGGCGCCGAGATGATCCACCCGGAATACCGCGTCCAGGGCGATATGAGTACTCCGGAGCTGCAGGAAACGTTAACCCCAGTCTATCCGACCACCGAAGGCATCAAGCAGGCGACGCTGCGCAAGCTCACCGATCAGGCGCTTGAGCTCCTGGAAACCTGCGCGATTAGCGAACTCCTGCCGCCGGAGCTGGCGCAGGGGATGATGAGCCTGCCGGAGGCGCTGCGTACGCTGCACCGTCCGCCGCCCTCCTTGCAACTTAGCGAGCTGGAGAGCGGCAAGCATCCGGCGCAGCAGCGTCTGATTCTGGAAGAGCTGCTGGCGCATAACCTCAGCATGCTGGCGCTGCGGGCAGGCGCCCAGCGCTATCACGCCCTGCCGCTCGGCGCCAACGATACCCTTAAAAACCAACTGCTGGCCTCCCTGCCCTTTAAGCCCACCGGCGCGCAGGCGCGGGTTACCGCCGAGATTGAACACGATATGGCGCTGGACGTGCCGATGATGCGCCTGGTGCAGGGCGACGTCGGCTCCGGTAAAACCCTGGTCGCTGCCCTGGCCGCCCTGCGCGCTATCGCCCACGGCAAACAGGTGGCGCTGATGGCGCCCACCGAACTGCTTGCCGAGCAGCATGCCAATAACTTCCGCAACTGGTTTGAACCGCTGGGTATTGAAGTCGGCTGGCTGGCGGGCAAACAGAAAGGCAAAGCCCGTCAGGCGCAGCAGGAGGCTATCGCCAGCGGTGAGGTACAGATGATTGTCGGCACCCACGCCATCTTCCAGGAGCAAGTGCAGTTTAACGGTCTGGCGCTGGTGATTATCGACGAACAGCACCGCTTCGGCGTGCATCAGCGGCTGGCGCTGTGGGAGAAAGGTCAGCAGCAGGGATTCCACCCGCATCAGCTAATCATGACCGCCACGCCGATCCCCCGCACCCTGGCGATGACCGCCTACGCCGATCTGGACACCTCGATTATCGACGAGCTGCCGCCAGGCCGAACTCCGGTGACTACCGTCGCCATCCCGGACACCCGGCGCAGCGATATTATCGACCGCGTGCGCAACGCCTGTACCCATGAAGGTCGCCAGGCCTATTGGGTCTGTACGCTGATTGAAGAGTCCGATCTGCTGGAAGCCCAGGCGGCGGAAGCCACCTGGGAAGAGCTCAAACTGGCGCTGCCGGAGCTCAATATCGGCCTCGTCCACGGGCGGATGAAACCGGCGGAGAAGCAGGCGGTGATGCAGGCCTTCAAGCAGGGCGAAATGCACCTGCTGGTGGCCACCACGGTGATTGAAGTCGGCGTCGACGTGCCTAACTCAAGCCTGATGATTATTGAAAACCCGGAACGTCTGGGCCTGGCGCAGCTCCACCAGCTCAGAGGGCGCGTCGGACGCGGCGCGGTCGCTTCCCACTGCGTGCTACTCTATAAATCGCCGCTCTCTAAAACGGCACAGAAACGCCTGCAGGTGCTGCGCGACAGCAACGACGGTTTCGTCATCGCCCAGAAAGACCTCGAAATACGCGGCCCCGGCGAGCTGCTCGGTACCCGCCAGACCGGCAATGCCGAGTTTAAAGTAGCGGACTTGCTGCGCGATCAGGCGATGATCCCCGACGTTCAGCGCATTGCTCGCCACATTCATGAACGCTATCCGCTGCAGGCCCAGGCGCTTATCGAGCGCTGGATGCCAGAAACCGAACGCTATTCCAACGCGTAG
- the trmH gene encoding tRNA (guanosine(18)-2'-O)-methyltransferase TrmH, which produces MNSKRYERICEMLARRQPDLTVCMEQVHKPHNVSAVIRTADAVGVHEVHAVWPSSRMRTMASAAAGSNSWVQVKTHRTIADAVSHLKGQGMQILATHLSDKAIDFREIDYTRPTCILMGQEKTGITQEALALADQDIIIPMIGMVQSLNVSVASALILYEAQRQRQNAGMYQRDNSMLAPQEQQRLLFEGGYPVLARVARQKGLPYPHVNEQGEVEADAAWWATMQAAR; this is translated from the coding sequence ATGAACTCTAAGCGCTACGAGCGTATCTGCGAGATGCTCGCCAGGCGTCAGCCTGACCTGACGGTCTGCATGGAGCAGGTCCATAAGCCTCATAACGTCTCTGCGGTCATCCGGACCGCAGATGCCGTTGGCGTCCACGAGGTGCATGCCGTCTGGCCGAGCAGCCGAATGCGTACCATGGCCTCCGCTGCCGCGGGCAGCAACAGCTGGGTGCAGGTGAAAACCCACCGCACTATCGCCGATGCCGTCAGCCACCTGAAAGGCCAGGGCATGCAAATTCTTGCCACTCACCTTTCCGACAAAGCCATCGATTTTCGTGAAATCGACTATACGCGTCCAACCTGCATCCTGATGGGTCAGGAAAAAACCGGCATCACCCAGGAAGCGCTGGCGCTAGCCGATCAGGACATCATTATCCCGATGATCGGTATGGTACAGTCGCTGAACGTCTCCGTCGCCTCGGCGCTGATCCTCTACGAGGCGCAGCGTCAGCGGCAGAACGCCGGGATGTACCAACGCGACAACAGCATGCTGGCGCCGCAAGAGCAGCAGCGACTGCTGTTCGAAGGCGGTTATCCGGTGCTGGCCCGCGTCGCCCGGCAAAAAGGTCTGCCGTACCCCCACGTTAACGAGCAGGGCGAAGTGGAAGCCGATGCCGCGTGGTGGGCCACCATGCAGGCTGCGAGGTAA